In Kwoniella dendrophila CBS 6074 chromosome 7, complete sequence, the following proteins share a genomic window:
- a CDS encoding plasma-membrane proton-efflux P-type ATPase, which produces MALTHRKNHKKDPESGDAEAEAKKNEEDEKKKYEGEEYDVLLRYVEDQKQKLKNKKNDDDDEDEKDVKYTRKWYAPWKKTKVESGTKKVPQEWLETDRQKGLSSSDIDERRKHSGYNELESPSENQFIKFISYFRGPILYVMELAVLLAAGLRDWIDFGVIIGILFLNAAVGWYQEKQAGDIVAQLKAGIAMKSLVVRDGKESEIEARELVPGDIIILEEGNTIAADAKILGDYADKDGSKSKEILDKHEKSKKAKGQSSSDSDNEDDHDDDDGPDKGPSVMSVDQSAITGESLAVDKFVGDVAYYTCGVKRGKCYGVVTVSAKGSFVGRTAALVSSSNEKGHFQIVLGGIGTTLLVMVIAFIFAVWIGGFFRGTKIASPDQNNLLVYALIFLIIGVPVGLPVVTTTTLAVGAAYLARRKAIVQKLTAIESLAGVDILCSDKTGTLTANKLSLNEPYIAPDVDPNWFMTAAVLASSHNVRGLDPIDKVTIVGLKDFPKAQEMLKGGWKTHKFTPFDPVSKRITAEVEKDGKHYTCAKGAPNAILKLAKFDPHTVADYRNQAQQFASRGFRSLGVAAKEDGKEWELLGMLCMFDPPRGDTAKTIGEAHELGISVKMLTGDAVAIAKETCKQLGLKTNVYDSEKLIGGGMAGSDIRDFVEAADGFAEVFPEHKYQVVNLLQERGHLTAMTGDGVNDAPSLKKADCGIAVEGASDAARTAADVVFLDEGLSTIITAIKVARQIFHRMKAYIIYRIALCVHLQVYLMLSILIKNETIRVDLIVFLAIFADVATIAIAYDRAPYARQPVEWQLPKVWIISTIMGLLLAAGTWIIRGTLFIGNGGIIQNFGSVQEILFLEVALTESWIIFITRLAQEPGTPNVFPSFQLIVAVLGVDILASFFAAYGWISGPATHGGWIDIVTIIKIWGYSFGVTVIILLVYLILNKVTWLDHIGRVSRSKRNEKLENFLTDLQRLTIVHESDHNGSYFRFASGGSGSATPKDSSNDKDKDKKGKAKDSKTKKDAQDAKSTETDKEQDKGKGGEGGDKTLSDQSGQSDQAVKQKRKDDNNTNEAIEKGRPGAEKKGSQGEPTEISTKENQQGNSSSNLNQDNSQRRPHNEESDEQSSQGTHVEP; this is translated from the exons ATGGCTTTAACACATAGAAAGAATCATAAGAAAGATCCTGAATCTGGTGatgcagaagctgaagccaAGAagaacgaagaagatgaaaagaaga AATacgaaggtgaagaatatgatgTTTTACTCAGATATgtagaagatcaaaaacagaaattgaagaacaagaagaatgatgatgatgatgaagatgagaaagatgtTAAATATACTAGAAAATGGTATGCACCATGGAAAAAGACTAAAGTAGAGTCTGGTACAAAAAAG GTCCCCCAAGAATGGCTTGAAACCGATAGACAAAAAggtctttcatcttctgatattgatgaaagaagaaaacattCAGGCTATAATGAACTTGAAAG TCCTTCcgaaaatcaatttattaaatttatATCATATTTCAGAGGACCAATTTTATATGTCATGGAATTAGCAGTTTTACTTGCTGCAGGATTAAGAGATTggattgattttggtgttaTCATTGGTATTTTATTCTTAAATGCTGCTGTAGGTTGGtatcaagaaaaacaagCTGGTGATATAGTTGCACAACTAAAAGCTGGTATAGCAATGAAAAGTTTAGTTGTaagagatggtaaagaatctgaaattgaagctaGAGAATTAGTTCCAGGTGATATTATAATTTTAGAAGAGGGTAATACGATTGCTGCGGATGCTAAGATTTTAGGTGATTAtgctgataaagatggatcTAAA tcaaaagaaattttggATAAACAtgaaaaatctaaaaaagcaaaaggacaatcttcatctgattctgataacgaagatgatcatgatgatgatgatggaccTGATAAAGGTCCTTCAGTAATGTCAGTAGATCAATCTGCTATTACAGGTGAATCTTTAGCTGTAGACAAATTCGTTGGTGATGTAGCCTACTATACTTGTGGTgtaaaaagaggaaaatgtTATGGTGTTGTCACTGTTTCTGCAAAAGGTTCTTTCGTAGGTAGAACTGCTGCTTTGGTTTCTA GTTCAAACGAAAAAGGTCATTTCCAAattgttttaggtggtattgGTACAAC CCTTTTGGTCATGGTTATCGCTTTCATCTTTGCAGTTTGGATCGGTGGATTTTTCAGAGGTACCAAGATAGCTTCACCTGATCAAAACAACTTGCTCGTATACGCTCTTATTTTCCTTATCATTGGTGTACCTGTCGGTCTTCCAGTAGTTACTACCACTACACTTGCTGTTGGTGCCGCTTACTTagcaagaagaaaagcaATCGTTCAGAAATTGACCGCCATTGAATCGCTTGCCGGTGTCGATATCCTTTGTTCAGATAAAACTGGTACTTTAACTGCAAACAAATTATCACTCAACGAACCTTACATCGCTCCTGATGTTGATCCTAATTGGTTCATGACTGCTGCTGTACTTGCTTCCTCACATAATGTAAGAGGTTTAGATCCAATTGATAAAGTAACTATTGTTGGACTAAAG GATTTCCCTAAAGCTCAAGAAATGTTAAAAGGTGGATGGAAAACTCATAAATTTACACCTTTCGATCCAGTTTCCAAGAGAATTACCGCcgaagttgaaaaagatggtaaacatTATACTTGTGCTAAAGGTGCACCAAACGCTATTCTGAAATTAGCCAAATTTGATCCTCATACTGTTGCAGATTACAGaaatcaagctcaacaatTTGCTTCAAGAGGTTTTAGATCTTTAGGTGTTGCggctaaagaagatggtaaagaatggGAATTATTAGGAATGTTATGTATGTTTGATCCACCTCGTGGTGATACTGCTAAA ACTATCGGTGAAGCACATGAACTTGGAATTTCAGTTAAAATGTTAACTGGTGATGCAGTAGCAATTGCAAAAGAAACATGTAAACAATTAGGATTAAAAACGAATGTTTATGATTCTGAAAAATTAATTGGTGGTGGAATGGCAGGTTCAGATATAAGAGATTTTGTAGAAGCTGCTGATGGATTTGCTGAAGTTTTCCCTGAACATAAATATCAAGTTGTTAATTTATTACAAGAAAGAGGTCATTTAACTGCAATGACTGGAGATGGTGTAAATGATGCTCCATCATTGAAAAAAGCAGATTGTGGTattgctgttgaaggtgcTTCAGATGCTGCTAGAACTGCTGCAGATGTCGTTTTCTTAGATGAAGGTTTATCAACTATTATAACCGCTATCAAAGTTGCAAGACAAATTTTCCACAGAATGAAAGCTTATATCATTTATCG TATCGCTCTTTGTGTTCACCTTCAAGTTTATCTTATGctttccatcttgatcaagaaTGAAACTATCAGAGTAGACTTGATTGTCTTCTTAGCTATTTTTGCAGATGTTGCTACCATCGCTATCGCTTATGACAGGG CTCCTTATGCTAGACAACCGGTCGAATGGCAATTGCCCAAAGTATGGATCATTTCAACTATCATGGGTCTTCTCCTTGCTGCTGGTACTTGGATTATCCGAGGTACTCTTTTCATTGGTAATGGAGGTATTATCCAAAACTTCGGTTCAGTTCAAGAGATATTATTCTTGGAAGTCGCCCTTACCGAATCCTGGATCATTT TCATCACTCGACTTGCTCAAGAACCTGGAACACCTAATGTGTTCCCTTCATTCCAACTTATTGTAGCTGTTTTAGGTGTAGATATCTTAGCTTCATTCTTTGCTGCTTACGGGTGGATTTCTGGTCCCGCTACTCATGGTGGATGGATTGATATCGTTAcgatcatcaaaatctggGGTTACTCCTTCGGTGTAACAGTAATAATTTTACTTGTTTACTTAATTTTAAATAAGGTTACATGGTTAGATCATATTGGAAGAgtatcaagatcaaagagaaatgaaaaattagaaaatttcTTAACTGATTTACAAAGATTAACAATTGTACATGAATCTGATCATAATGGATCTTACTTTAGATTCGCTTCTGGtggatcaggttcagctacacctaaagaTTCTTCAAATgacaaagataaagataaaaaaggtaaagcgaaAGATTCAaaaactaaaaaagatgCTCAAGATGCTAAATCAACTGAAACAGATAAAGAGCAAGacaaaggtaaaggtggtgaaggtggtgataaaaCTTTAAGTGATCAATCAGGTCAAAGTGATCAAGCTGTaaaacagaaaagaaaagatgataaCAACACGaatgaagctattgaaaaaggtagacCAGGTGCAGAGAAAAAAGGAAGTCAAGGTGAACCTACAGaaatttcaacaaaagaaaacCAACaaggtaattcttcatcaaatttaaatcaagataattCACAAAGAAGACCACATAatgaagaaagtgatgaacAATCTTCTCAAGGTACACATGTTGAACCTTGA